The region ATGACCGCGGCGAACGGCGGGAAGATCCCCAGTTTCACCTCCGGCTGCGCGAACTTCGCCTTGGGAGTCGCGATCACCAGGTCGCCGAAGGCCACCAGTTCCGAGCCCGCCCCGATCGCCGGCCCGTTCACCACCACCAGCACCGGCTTGGAGATGTCGCGCATGGCGGTGAAGATGCGGTTGAACGCCTCCAGCGTCTGGAACACCCGGTCGGCCTTCGAGTCCTCCAGCCCGATGCCCGCCGAGAACGTCTTCTGGTTGGAGTCGATCATGATGGCCTTGATGTCGCCGCGGCCATTCAGGCTCTCGATCGCTTCCGCCATCTCCACCATCAGCGGCACCGTCAGCACGTTGTAGGGCGGATGGTTCAGGGTGATCCGCGCCACGAACGTGGAGGTATCGAACAGGATGAACTTGAAGCCTTCCTTGACCTCGGGAGTCGGAGTAGGGGTCGCCATGGTCGCACCTCGGCAGAGATTGGGGGAGGCGTGATTATGTGACGAAACGGGCGATTCGACAAGGGCGCAGTCTTGCCCGAGAATGGGCCGTCGTACCGCTTCTCGGGATGCTCGGGCCCATTCTGGGCTGGGTTGCCTAAGAAAGGTCGCAAGACGATATTGACTTGCGCCGTCCCGCGCCGTATTCTGCCGCTCCGCATTTCCCGCGAGGAGGGGAGAGGATGAAACGACTACTCGTATTGGTGATTGCCGTTGCGTTGGTGGCGTTCTATGCCGGAACACTCAGCGTGAGTGCCGAAGGCCAGCCTCACATGCGGGCCGCCCTGAGGCACCTTGAGGCCGCCAAGGCCGAACTGGAAAAAGCCGAGGCCGACAAAGGTGGACACCGCGAGGCCGCCCTCAAGGCCACCAACGATGCCATCGGCCACGTGAAGGAAGGGATGGAATACGCCGAGAAGCACCACCACTAGAGATAATCTGCCGTCAAGGTCAGCCGCCCCGCCGGGCGGCTTCTTCTTTTCCTGATGGCTGATGGCTGACGGCTGACGGCTTTGGGTACAATTGTTCCGCCATGAGGATCGCCATCGGCGCCGACCATGCCGGGTTCGAGCTGAAGGAGAAGATCAAGCAGCGGCTCGCTCAGCAGGGAATCGAGGTCCGCGACCAAGGTACCGTCTCCATCGAGTCGGTGGATTACCCCGATTTTGCCCGTAAGGTTGGCGAAGAGGTGGCGGCCAAGCAGGTGGACTTCGGCGTCCTGGTCTGCGGCAGCGGCATCGGCATGGCCATCGCCGCCAACAAGGTTCCCGGGGTGCGCGCCGCCAATGTCACTACCGAGTACGAGGCCCAGGTGAGCCGCGAGCACAACGACGCCAACGTGCTCGCCGTCGGCGCCCGTATCCTCAAGGACGACGAGGCCTTCGCCATCGTGGACAAGTGGCTGCACACGCCCTTCGCCGGCGGGCGCCACCAGCGCCGCGTGGACAAGATCATGGAGATCGAACGCCAGGAGACCCAGGCCCATACCAAGTAGAGACGCCCGTCAGGGCGTCTCGGATTTTTGATACAGAAGGGACTTATTCCATGAATAACAAGCGCATGTCCCGCTCCATCTGGGAAGTCGATCCGGAAGTCGCCCAGGCGATCGCCAACGAGGAGCGCCGCCAGCACGAGGGCCTGGAACTGATCGCCTCGGAGAATTTTGTCAGCGAAGCCGTGCTCGAAGCTGCCGGCTCCGTCTTCACCAACAAGTACGCCGAGGGTTATCCGGGAAAACGCTACTACGGCGGCTGCGAGTTCACCGACGTGGTCGAGACCCTGGCCCGCGAGCGCGCCAAGAAGCTCTTCGGCGCCGACCACGCCACCGTCCAGCCGCATTCCGGCTCCTCCGCCAACCAGTCCGCCTATGCCGCGGTGGTGCAGCCGGGCGATCCCGTGCTCGGCCTGAATCTGGCGCACGGCGGCCATCTCACCCACGGTCACCCGCTGAATTTCTCCGGCAAGACCTACAGGATCATCCCCTATGGCGTGACCAAGGAGACCGAGACCATCGACTACGACGAACTGGAGAAGCTGGCGGAAAAGGAGCGCCCCAAGCTGATCATCGGTGGTGGCAGCGCCTATCCCCGCATCATCGACTTTGTCCGCATGCGCCAGATCGCCGACAAGGTGGGCGCCATCCTGCTGGTGGACATGGCGCACTTCGCCGGCCTGGTCGCGGGCGGCGTGCATCCCTCGCCCGTCCCCCATTGCCAGATCGTCACCACCACCACCCACAAGACCCTGCGCGGCCCCCGTTCCGGCATGATCCTGTGCAAGCAGGACTACGCCGCCGCCGTGGACAAAACCTCGTTCCCCGGCTTCCAGGGCGGCCCGTTGGTGCACATCATGGCCGCCAAGGCGGTGTGCTTCCAGGAGGCCATGCAGCCGGAGTTCAAGGATTACGCCCGCCAGATCGTCGCCAACGCCAAGGTCCTGGCCGAGACCATCGCCGCCGACGGATACCGCATCATCTCCGGCGGGACTGACACTCACCTGATGCTGGTGGACGTCTTCTCCAAGGGTATGCTGGGCAGCGAGGCCGAGAAGGCGCTGGGCGAGGCCGGCATCACCGTCAACAAGAACGCCATCCCCTTCGACACCAACCCGCCCATGAAGCCCAGCGGCATCCGCATCGGCTCCCCGGCGGTCACTACCCGCGGCATGAAGGAAGGCGAGATGCGGCAGATCGGCCACTGGATCAGCCAGGCGCTCAACAACCGCCAGGACGCTGCCGTTCTCAAACGGATTCGCAAGGAAGTGCTGGAGCTGTGCGAAGCCTTTCCTCTGTACGCCGAGCGCCGCTCCCGCGCCACCGCCGAGATGAAGGCTTGATTGTGTGGGACAGCCGCCCTCGGCCGTCCCGCGAGACCCCAGGCACAGCCCCGGCGTTGTGCCTTGTTTATTCGCCAGCGACTAGCGACCAGCGGCCAGCGACCTTAAACTAGGCCCGTGCGCATCGCCCTCGACATCCGGCGGGTCACTCAGTTCGGCGTCGCCACCTACGTGCGCAACGTCGTCCGCGCCCTGGCCCATCTCGACGGCAGCAACCAGTACCGCCTGATCGGTCCGCCCGCCCGCCTGCGCGAGTTCGGGGACCTGCCGCCCAACTTCGTTCTTGTCCCTTACGCCCTGAGCGAGACCACGCTCCGCGACTACTTCCACTTCCAGCACATCATCCGCCGCCACGCCTGCGACGTCGTCCACGTCCCGCACCTCTTCTGGGTGCCGCAATACATGCCCTGTCCCTACGTGGTGACGGTGCACGACCTGTTGGAGTACCTCTATCCGGAGAATGGCGGCGCCGGGTGGAAGCGTTCGCTGCAGGATTACCTCACCCACCGCACCCTCACCCGCGCCGCCCGCATCTTCGCCGTCTCCAACTCTACCCGCACCGACCTGATGCGCCTCTTCCACATCCCGGCAAGCAAGATCGAAGTGGTGTACAACGCCATCGACGAGCGCTTCCGCCAGGGTCACGCCTCGCCCGACGACAAGCGAATCATCGCCGAGCGCTACCAGGTCAACTACCCGTTCCTGCTCTACGCCGGGAACATCAAGCCGCACAAGAACATCGGCCGCATCATCGAGGCCTTCGCCGCCCTCAAAGCCGAGCTGGAGAAAGACCAGCGCTTCACCGATCTCAAGCTCATCATCATCGGCGACGAGCTTTCCCAGCATCCCGATCTGCGCCGCACCGTCATCAAGGCCGGCGTGCAGAACGATGTCCGCTTCCTCGGCTTCGTCCCTATCGACGTCCTGCGCATCTTCTACGACGCCGCCAAGATCTTCGTCTTCCCCTCCCTCTACGAGGGCTTCGGCCTGCCGCCGCTGGAGGCCATGGCCCTGGGCACTCCGGTCGTGACCTCCAACGCCTCGTCACTTCCCGAGGTGGTGGGCGACGCTGCTGTGCTGGTCAACCCGGAGAACGTCTTCGAGATCATGCGCGCTCTGCATCGGGTGCTGCTCGACCAGCCCTTGCGCGAGCGCCTGAAGGAGCGCGGCTACCAGCAGACGCAGCGTTTTTCCTGGGAGGTCTCTGGCCAGCGCATCCTGCAGGTGTATCAGGAGGTCGCCGGCGCCGGCCGCAAGCTGGTTTCCGCCGCCGATTAGGACGGCTTCACCGTTTCGTGGATCAGAGGTTTAGGATCATCGTCGTTGGACAGTGATCGCTTGCCTCCAGGTCATTGTTCTTCATGGACGACAGCCGAGGCCCCTTGTACTGCTTGCATTTCTTGCTCAATCCCTTTCGGAAGATATCCACGCTGTCGACCCGATTACTCAAGAAATCATCAACCAGGACGTAATCGAGCTTGCTCACCGTCTTATCGGACGAGTAGAAATGGGTCCATCGTTGCTGTTGATCCAGACCGGCGAAGGGATCGTGCAGGGTTGACAGGTCTAAGAGCGGGTCGAGTGACCCGTCATAGTCCGATTGCTTGGAGTCGATGTTGAGGTCGCCCATGACGATTGGGTGCCGGTCGTTATTCCGCACTGCCTGAACCAGCTCCACGACCCGCGCTGCCTGTCTCTTTCGCCGGGCGCTGGTCGTCGGCTTGTTGTCCTGCGCCTTGAAGTGGTTCACCAGGAAGGTGAGCGCAACGCCACTGACCTGGACGTCTACTTCGAGGCAGTCCCGTGAAAAGATGGCTTGGGCCGTGACGGCGGTGTCCAGTCGGTTGCTTTTCGCGAGGAATCCCCCGCCGATCGCCTCATCCGCATGGGTGCGGACGTCGAGCACGGTCACATCGACCCCTTTTCTCACCAGGAAACCGACATCGATGCCGCGGGCATCGTTCCCGTCCACCAGGATGATGCGGTCGAATGCGCTCCCCATGTATTTCGCATTGAATAGGCGCAGGACGGTTAGATTTTCCACTTCCTCCACCGCCAGCACGTGGGGATCCGCCTCCAGGATCGCATTGGCGGTGTTCGTCCTTTGCTGCTTGTTGAGGATGGCGGGTTTGATCCGGCCGCTGCGGCCGGGCTCCAGGGTCGTGGTCTCGGTGATCTGCAGCGACTTTTCATAGTCCTTGATTTCGCCTTTTTGGGGCGTGTCGAGAAATCGATATCGGCCGAAGAGGTTTTCGCAATTGAACGTCGTGATGCGTAGCTTCATCGCACACCTCGTTGTGGGAGTTGTGGCCCGTTCCCTGCAGTGCCGCAAAGACCCTCATGGACTCCGCGGAAGGCGGTCCTTCGGAGCTGCTTCACTCGAAACTCTGCGCCCTGGAGCCGGACTCGCGGCAGCGTCGCCCGTTTTGTTCTAGATTCGGAACAAGGCTCCGCGGGCTGTCAGCGCCACAAAACTTGATGCCCTCCCACTCCTTTCGGAGTGAGAGGGCATAGTGACAAGCGGACCTGTAAGCCGAATTCTGTCTGCCGCTCTTGCGAACGGCAGGATGGTCATTCCTCTGGGCGGCGCATTACTGCCCCGCTCTAGCGACCTACCCGGGACTTCCACCCATTGCTGGGGCCCCGAAGGGTTGGCGGGCCGAGCCGACCCGCGCCGGGATCGCTCCCGGACTCGTCCCCTATTTGGTCTTGCTCCGTGTGGGGTTTGCCCTGCCCCGGCGATTACTCGCCGGGCGGTGCGCTCTTACCGCACCTTTTCACCCTTACCCCGGCCTTGCGGCCCGGGCGGTATGTTTTCTGTGGCACTTTCCGTCCAGCGGGCTTGAACCCGCCGTCCCGGACGTTATCCGGCACACTGCTCTGCGGAGTTCGGACTTTCCTCCCCGCCACCGCGCGGCCTGGCCGAAACCAGCGTTCACGGCCCGGGGCGGCCATCCGGTCCGCCCGTCAACTCTCTTATTATATTCGATGATTTGGGCCGGTAGGTGGTAGTAAGTAAGAGGTGGCAACCTGCCCGGCTCCTGCCGCCGACTCGCTACCGCCTACCACCTGCTTCACCGAACGCTCGTTCGGCTCCAGCGCACTGCCCTTGGTAACGCAGGTCACAGAATTATGCACGCGCGCGTTCTAGGCTGAGACATGGCAGAGGCGCACAAACTATGGCTACTCCATGGCTGCATCGTTTTGCCCAGCGCACCCAGCGCGTAAAAAGCTCCGCCATCCGCGAACTCCTCAAACTCACCCAGAAACCGGAGGTCATCTCCTTCGCCGGGGGCCTGCCCGCTCCCGAGGTTTTTCCCACGCAGCAGTTCAAGGAAGCCTGCCAGAAGGTGCTGACCGACCACGGCCCCCAGGCCCTGCAGTATGGCCCCACCGAGGGCTACGGGCCCTTGCGGGAGATGATCGCGGCCAACACCGCCCGCTACGGCGTCCTGGCCACGGCGGAGAACGTGCTCATCACCTCCGGCTCGCAGCAGGCCCTGGACCTGATCGGCAAGCTGCTCATCAATCGTGGAGACCGCATCCTGGTGGAGGCGCCGACCTACCTGGGAGCGCTTCAGGCCTTCGCGGTTTACGGTGCTGAGTACGTCAGCGTCCCCATCGATCAGGACGGGCTGCGCACCGATCTGCTGGAAGATGCTTTGCGCTCCGGCCCCAAGTTCATGTATGTGCTGCCCAACTTCCAGAATCCGGGCGGCGTAACCCTCTCCGAAGGGCGCCGTCACGAACTCCTGTTGCTGGCCGACAAGTACGGCATCCCCATCATCGAGGACGACCCCTACGGCCAGCTTCGCTACGAGGGCGAGCACCTGCCTCCCCTGGTCGAAGTGGACCGCGAAAACCTGCGCCACGACAACGGCTACACCCTGGGCAACGTCATCTATCTGAGCACCTTCTCCAAGACGCTCGCCCCCGGCCTGCGTCTGGCCTGGATCGTCGCCCCGGCCGAGGTCATCAGCAAGCTGGTGCAGCTTAAGCAGGGCAGTGACCTCCAGACTGCCACCTTCAACCAGATGGTGGCCTACGAGGTCGCAAAGGACGGCTTCCTCGACCAGCACGTCAAGCTCATCCGCCAGGTCTATCGCGAGCGCCGCGATGCCATGCTTGCCGCTCTCGACCAGTATTTTCCCCGCGAAGTCTCCTGGACGCGCCCCCATGGCGGCCTCTTCCTCTGGGTCACGCTGCCCGAGGGGATGGACTGCCACGAGCTCTTCGAGGCAGCGATCGCGGAGAACGTCGCCTTCGTCCCCGGCGACAGCTTCTACGTCGCTGACGATGCCGAAGCGCGCCGCCACTTCCGGCTGAACTTCTCGTATTCGCGTCCCGAGGTCATCCGCGAAGGCATCCGCCGGCTTTCCATCGCGGTGCGCAGCAAGATGCAACGGCTGCAACTTGCCGCGGTAGCGGATTGATCTTTCCCTCGGCCGGCCCACCCAAGCCTGACCTTGGCTTGGGTGGGCCATTCTCTGCTAATCTCGACCCCTTCAGCCCCGCGCTACGAATGGATTTCGTAGGGACGGGCGTCTCGCCCGTCCATTGATGATTTGGGAAGGGGCACGGCTTTAGCCGTGCCGTTTGGCATTCTTTAGTTGTTGTCATCCTGAGGGAGTGCCGGAGGCACGACCGAAGGATTTCGGCGATGTCGGCGGCAGCCGACGGAGCCCCCGGGAGGACTGGATCCGCCTCGCCCTGGAAATCCTGTTCGCGCTGCTGACCGTTTGCGCCATCGCCTACTACCTGCTGGTGCTCTGGGCCGCTCGCTCTTTCTTGCGCCGATCCCGGCCGCCGGAGAACTTCGCCCCACCGGTCACTTTGCTCAAGCCTGTCCGCGGCGACGACCCCGAGGCCTTTGCCGCCTTCGAAAGCCACTGCCTCCTCGACTACCCGGAATACGAGGTTATCTTCGGTGTGTGGGACCCCACCGACCCCGCCATCGCCGCCGTCGAGCGGCTGCAGCGGCAGTTTCCCGAGCGACCGATACGCCTCGTCATGTGCCCCCAGCCGCTCGGAGCCAACCGCAAAGTCAGCAATCTGGTCCAGATGTTGCCCCACGCCCGATTCCAATACCTGGTCGTGAACGACAGCGACATCCGCGTGGCCCCCGACTATCTGCGCAAGGTCATGGCTCCCTTTTGCGCTCCCGAGGTCGGCGTGGTCACGGCTCTCTATCGTGGCGCCCCCTCCTCGACCCTCGGTTCTTGGCTGGAGTCCCTCGGTATCAGCGCGGACTTCATCGGGGGCGTGCTCGCGGCCCGGCTGCTGGAAGGTGTTCACTTTGCTCTCGGCTCCACCATGGCCATCCGTGCCGACGTGCTCGCCCGCATCGGCGGCTTCGAGCCCCTGCTCGATTACCTGGCCGACGATTACGAACTGGGCAAACGCGCGGCCGATGCCGGCTTTCGCGTTGAGATCGCCGACACCGTCGTGGACACCCACTTGCCGGCCTACTCCTGGCACGGATTCCTGGAGCATCAGATGCGTTGGTGGCGCGGCATCCGCGATTCCCGCCCCGCCGGTTACCTCGGCCTTGCCCTGACCTTTGGTCTGCCCTGGGCGACGCTCGCGGTGCTGGCTGCGGGCGGAGCGGGGTGGGCATGGCTGCTGCTGCTGGCGGCATTGCTCGCCCGCTATGCCATGGCGCAAGGGGTGGCCGGCTCCGTCCTCAACGACCCTGAATACCGCCGCCTGAGCGCACTCGTTCCATTTCGCGACTTTGTGACGCTGGGTATTTGGCTCGCCGCCTTCGCTGGTCACACCGTCACCTGGCGCGGTGAACGCTTCCTGCTCAAGGACCGCAAGCTCTATCGCTGACCGTTCGCCGCCCGGCGCCGGCTCATGCCGATCGCCAACAACCCGCTCCCCAGCAGCAACAGCGTGCCGGGTTCTGGGACCTGCTGCAACCGCGGTCCAGTACTCGCGCCGTACACCGATCCGCCGATCGACCCCATCCTCGTGCCCGTCCCGGTCTGGGGATCGAGCACCAGCAAGTCCCCATCCGTCGTCAGTCCCAGCAGCTGTGACGAGGTCGCCGCCAGCCCATAGACCTGGCCAAAGCCGACATTACCCACCAGCGAACCTCGGCCCGTGAGGACATTCACCCGGATGAGCTGGTCCGATGGGATGGAGCCGGTCATGTACAGTGCTCCCTGGAACCATTGCAGATCGCCCGAGCTCATGTAATCGGTGTTACCCACCCACTGCGCCTGTCCGCTCGACAGGTTGATGGTGTACAGCTTGGTATCGCCGGAGCCGTACAGCGTGTCGCCCACGAACGTCATTCCGTTAATGAATCTCCCGAATGCGCCGACCAGCGTCGCATGGCCGCTGGCGGGATCGATGCGGTACAGGTTGTAGGCATCGCTGCCGTACAGCCTGCCATCCGGCGCGAAGGCGATGTCGTACCAGCACAGACCCGTGTGCGTCAGCACCCCCGCGGTCAAACGGACTGTGTCCACCGCCACGATATCGCCGTTGGTCAGGGCAGCGTAGATAGTGTCCGCGCGGGCCGGCAGCGGCAAGCAGGCCAGCGCCATCAGTAATGCGCACAGGCGCATGCGGCACCTCCGGAGCCATGGCTCCGCTGTCCACTCTGCAATCGCAGGCCCGCCGCACCAAGCCCTCGAATCAATGGCTTAGCGCAGATCTCGGATTTTCGGGCGTCCCAGCTTGGGCTGGCATGTGGAATCGGGAATCACGTCGCCTCGTTGTGGCGCTGCCTTTCGCCCGGCCTTGGTCGAGGTTGTTCCGGGCCCAGGACGGACCAAATGGAGGGTTGAAGCCGGGGGAAACACCCAGGGTGGGGGTGGGCTGAGCCTTGGTTACGCGGCGCTTACCGTCTTGCCGCGCTCGGCCTTGCGCACCGGGCACTTCAGTTGCCCGTTACGCGCCGCGGTGATCAAGTCGCGGATCTGGATCATGCCGAAGTAACATGGAATCAGGAGCACAGTCACAGCCAAGATCCAGTTCGTCATATTCCCAGATTACGCATCCTGTCCCAGACCTGTTTGTGCACTACATCACACTTGCTTGTGACGCCGCTCTGGAAAGCGGGAATTCACCCCACGTCGGCGGCAAATGTCGCTAGAGTTCCTTCGGCGAGCACCACACTGGCTGCCCTGGTTCAATCTACGATATTGATTCAAAAGGACATATTGGCAGCAATCTTCGCTCGAAGGTTGGAATCTGGAGTGCCTCCACATTTGTCGAGGGTTTCCGATTGCGGTTTCTGGTCCGCACGTTCCTAAGGAGATTTTCAACATGAGTACCGACCAAACCTCTAGGCCAGCCTCCTCCTGGTCCTCGGCCCAA is a window of Terriglobales bacterium DNA encoding:
- a CDS encoding enoyl-CoA hydratase/isomerase family protein, producing MATPTPTPEVKEGFKFILFDTSTFVARITLNHPPYNVLTVPLMVEMAEAIESLNGRGDIKAIMIDSNQKTFSAGIGLEDSKADRVFQTLEAFNRIFTAMRDISKPVLVVVNGPAIGAGSELVAFGDLVIATPKAKFAQPEVKLGIFPPFAAVMLPQLIGPKKTYELILTGEAMSAEEAQQLGFVNKLVPEAELDKAVKEVIARIGEFSAPVLEMTKKVIGSSIGVPLQDAMRKSHDIYLNELMELDDVQEGLRAVVEKRKPVWKNK
- the rpiB gene encoding ribose 5-phosphate isomerase B — protein: MRIAIGADHAGFELKEKIKQRLAQQGIEVRDQGTVSIESVDYPDFARKVGEEVAAKQVDFGVLVCGSGIGMAIAANKVPGVRAANVTTEYEAQVSREHNDANVLAVGARILKDDEAFAIVDKWLHTPFAGGRHQRRVDKIMEIERQETQAHTK
- the glyA gene encoding serine hydroxymethyltransferase — its product is MNNKRMSRSIWEVDPEVAQAIANEERRQHEGLELIASENFVSEAVLEAAGSVFTNKYAEGYPGKRYYGGCEFTDVVETLARERAKKLFGADHATVQPHSGSSANQSAYAAVVQPGDPVLGLNLAHGGHLTHGHPLNFSGKTYRIIPYGVTKETETIDYDELEKLAEKERPKLIIGGGSAYPRIIDFVRMRQIADKVGAILLVDMAHFAGLVAGGVHPSPVPHCQIVTTTTHKTLRGPRSGMILCKQDYAAAVDKTSFPGFQGGPLVHIMAAKAVCFQEAMQPEFKDYARQIVANAKVLAETIAADGYRIISGGTDTHLMLVDVFSKGMLGSEAEKALGEAGITVNKNAIPFDTNPPMKPSGIRIGSPAVTTRGMKEGEMRQIGHWISQALNNRQDAAVLKRIRKEVLELCEAFPLYAERRSRATAEMKA
- a CDS encoding glycosyltransferase family 1 protein codes for the protein MRIALDIRRVTQFGVATYVRNVVRALAHLDGSNQYRLIGPPARLREFGDLPPNFVLVPYALSETTLRDYFHFQHIIRRHACDVVHVPHLFWVPQYMPCPYVVTVHDLLEYLYPENGGAGWKRSLQDYLTHRTLTRAARIFAVSNSTRTDLMRLFHIPASKIEVVYNAIDERFRQGHASPDDKRIIAERYQVNYPFLLYAGNIKPHKNIGRIIEAFAALKAELEKDQRFTDLKLIIIGDELSQHPDLRRTVIKAGVQNDVRFLGFVPIDVLRIFYDAAKIFVFPSLYEGFGLPPLEAMALGTPVVTSNASSLPEVVGDAAVLVNPENVFEIMRALHRVLLDQPLRERLKERGYQQTQRFSWEVSGQRILQVYQEVAGAGRKLVSAAD
- a CDS encoding endonuclease/exonuclease/phosphatase family protein, which produces MKLRITTFNCENLFGRYRFLDTPQKGEIKDYEKSLQITETTTLEPGRSGRIKPAILNKQQRTNTANAILEADPHVLAVEEVENLTVLRLFNAKYMGSAFDRIILVDGNDARGIDVGFLVRKGVDVTVLDVRTHADEAIGGGFLAKSNRLDTAVTAQAIFSRDCLEVDVQVSGVALTFLVNHFKAQDNKPTTSARRKRQAARVVELVQAVRNNDRHPIVMGDLNIDSKQSDYDGSLDPLLDLSTLHDPFAGLDQQQRWTHFYSSDKTVSKLDYVLVDDFLSNRVDSVDIFRKGLSKKCKQYKGPRLSSMKNNDLEASDHCPTTMILNL
- a CDS encoding PLP-dependent aminotransferase family protein, producing MATPWLHRFAQRTQRVKSSAIRELLKLTQKPEVISFAGGLPAPEVFPTQQFKEACQKVLTDHGPQALQYGPTEGYGPLREMIAANTARYGVLATAENVLITSGSQQALDLIGKLLINRGDRILVEAPTYLGALQAFAVYGAEYVSVPIDQDGLRTDLLEDALRSGPKFMYVLPNFQNPGGVTLSEGRRHELLLLADKYGIPIIEDDPYGQLRYEGEHLPPLVEVDRENLRHDNGYTLGNVIYLSTFSKTLAPGLRLAWIVAPAEVISKLVQLKQGSDLQTATFNQMVAYEVAKDGFLDQHVKLIRQVYRERRDAMLAALDQYFPREVSWTRPHGGLFLWVTLPEGMDCHELFEAAIAENVAFVPGDSFYVADDAEARRHFRLNFSYSRPEVIREGIRRLSIAVRSKMQRLQLAAVAD
- the hpnI gene encoding bacteriohopanetetrol glucosamine biosynthesis glycosyltransferase HpnI — its product is MPEARPKDFGDVGGSRRSPREDWIRLALEILFALLTVCAIAYYLLVLWAARSFLRRSRPPENFAPPVTLLKPVRGDDPEAFAAFESHCLLDYPEYEVIFGVWDPTDPAIAAVERLQRQFPERPIRLVMCPQPLGANRKVSNLVQMLPHARFQYLVVNDSDIRVAPDYLRKVMAPFCAPEVGVVTALYRGAPSSTLGSWLESLGISADFIGGVLAARLLEGVHFALGSTMAIRADVLARIGGFEPLLDYLADDYELGKRAADAGFRVEIADTVVDTHLPAYSWHGFLEHQMRWWRGIRDSRPAGYLGLALTFGLPWATLAVLAAGGAGWAWLLLLAALLARYAMAQGVAGSVLNDPEYRRLSALVPFRDFVTLGIWLAAFAGHTVTWRGERFLLKDRKLYR
- a CDS encoding PEP-CTERM sorting domain-containing protein, translating into MRLCALLMALACLPLPARADTIYAALTNGDIVAVDTVRLTAGVLTHTGLCWYDIAFAPDGRLYGSDAYNLYRIDPASGHATLVGAFGRFINGMTFVGDTLYGSGDTKLYTINLSSGQAQWVGNTDYMSSGDLQWFQGALYMTGSIPSDQLIRVNVLTGRGSLVGNVGFGQVYGLAATSSQLLGLTTDGDLLVLDPQTGTGTRMGSIGGSVYGASTGPRLQQVPEPGTLLLLGSGLLAIGMSRRRAANGQR